Proteins from a single region of Carassius gibelio isolate Cgi1373 ecotype wild population from Czech Republic chromosome A5, carGib1.2-hapl.c, whole genome shotgun sequence:
- the LOC127995591 gene encoding zinc finger protein with KRAB and SCAN domains 7-like, producing the protein MAQQLRDSCRKWLMADSSDVEDVIDRVVLEQFVAKLPRKTAQWVQCHRPTSLNQAIQLAEDQMVACPGVGDPLPSASLSSSLSSPPLSLPKSVPLPRSRGGLPSKLAPRWRTNYGAESPAGPRAPPRGGTSPMGSVPQAPASPLSPRQSLDLLPAARVAVKSGPACWRCGDPGHFIDRCPVMEVGTLIRVPDAPKAALDQAGLYQIP; encoded by the exons AtggcacagcagctccgggattcctgccgcaagtggttgatggccgacagtagcgacgtcgaggacgtgatcgatcgtgtggtactggagcagttcgtggccaagctgccaaggaagacagcgcagtgggtccagtgccaccgcccgacgtcgctgaaccaggccatccagctggcggaagaccaaatggtggcgtgtccaggggtcggcgaccccttaccatctgcttctctctcttcttctctctcctcccctcccctctctctccctaaaTCTGTCCCTCTCCCCAGGTCCCGTGGGGGGCTTCCGTCGAAGCTAGCCCCGAGGTGGAGGACGAATTACGGGGCTGAGTCACCAGCAGGTCCCAGGGCTCCTCCCAGGGGTGGGACCTCGCCCATGGGATCCGTTCCCCAGGCCCCGGCCTCTCCGCTCTCTCCTCGCCAATCGCTTGACCTACTTCCTGCCGCCAGGGTGGCGGTAAAGTCTGGgccggcctgttggcgttgcggggacccagGGCATTTTATCGATAGGTGTCCGGTGATGGAAGTGGGGACGTTGATCCGGGTCCCCGACGCGCCAAAGGCTGCCCTCGATCAGGCTGGCTTATACCAAATACCA taa